The sequence below is a genomic window from Phoenix dactylifera cultivar Barhee BC4 chromosome 8, palm_55x_up_171113_PBpolish2nd_filt_p, whole genome shotgun sequence.
ggacgaaattttttttttagttggttagagtgtAAAGACTTGAATTTTGGGCCTGTTATTGGGCCCaaagaactgaagtcggcaatggatgccgacttcagttcgctcttcatgtcgccccacgaagaccacgccggccgaacggccagcgggatcttcgcacccccctcttccctcttcccctctctccctctctccctctctctccctctctatctctctctctccctctctctctcttctctgagagccccattcctcctctttccccttccttgagagccgctgccgccgccggagccgccgccgctgccggagccgccatcgccgccggggaaccactcgtcgacgaccggaggtgagcaagactaaatagattttttttatatagattTAAGGGAGAAAAATGATGGGAATCGGTCGGTttcacttcccctgtttcgggggAAGTTCTTGGTGAATTTCGGCCGGCCGACagtggccggccggggtcaatccggccgaaacggGTTCGGCCGGAGATGGGCGAACGGGGGGCCGGGCTTCCCagcccgagctccctctctttcctctttttcttcctctccttctcctcttcttcttcttctctttcggtGCCGCCTGTGAAGGTGGGGTAgccgacggcggctggccgagcgccaCCGTCGAGGGCCACAGtcggccgccgagggccgaccggaatcaccagccaccccccccccttcttccttttcctttcttcttcttcttcttcttcttctcttccttcttcttcttctctttcttcttcttcttcttcattcggCCTGGGTTTTTCCTGGCTTTGAGATCCGTGCCTCAAGTGGGGATCAGACCATGAACCGGTTTAGATtatgaaccggttccacctaaTCCTTGTATTTGGTTTGATCTGGATTTGGGTGAATGGGTTTGGGTTATGGTTTGGATCTGAGTCAGAAATTTGGGTTAGTCTGACTTGAGTCTAATCTGGTCTGATCAgacctggtttgggttgggctagggATCTGTGTTGGGCTGAGTCGGGCCAAATTGGAACTGTgggctggtttgggttgggcccgAAATCTGATCCGGACCTGTTATccggtttggttcaattgggcctaatctgtttgggccacaattgacttgggtttAAAGGATCCTAATTTTAGGGTCTATGTTTGATCTTAGGGGCCCATTCTTAGATCCATGAACttagaaatttaagggattgggaatagtttaaattatgtttcttaattaattaaataattaatgtttgtgttttaatcaggggttcgtgatatcagtggcaggaatttttaagcgaacccaggtaggtaaccttgcttaaagtatgatttacatgtactatgcatatgtgtgattatttccagcatattgatatgttttatattcttggcaGTATTATCATTTAGAAGCATGTTTTTGACTGTAAATCGATCATCTGAAAATCTATTATGCATATATATTGGTTTTGAAAACTTATGTTTATATTAAGTTTGATTGTTGGAATTTGTGGATGTGATTTTGGAGACCGCGTGACTATTGTCTAGGATTCCCGCCAATGGGGTGgaaacgttggccctgtcgacttgtatgaggagctagttccggcactatggggtgttttggctctgcggagcatgctctgaggagcagagattggggcaccctggggtgcagcactgcggtgcagggctccatttggagcagagtgttgacacttcggtgtgaccatgccactgggtgatgtggccgtagtcatgcggtagatatgtggattatgttatgcgtgatatgatagactaagatggtatatatatatatattacttgagtatcggattggtttgcggatcatcatatttatttgtgcacatgacctgtagttatattgcatatgctttaatacatgttatcgtgactttaggcatgttgttacctactgagctgttgtagctcatacctgtttttgacataattgcaggagatgattgatgggggattcgggaggagaggacttatgacattggacatagatagatttagattcattttgtcataagtaattgatcttgtaaataaatgttaccaactttatttgagacatttgaaattgaattattgatttgattatcataaatgatagatttttagTATTGATATTGTGATCTGATGTTGTGACTTGAGTGTCTGATTATTCAGCCTTGCACGCCCGTGCGGTCCGCCGTGCGGGTGTGCGGCGTCTGGCACGTCCCGGGCCTAAgttcgggttcggggcgtgacagtacAGGTGCAGAATTTTTTGGTAATCTGTGGTGCTTTTGTTTGAGAAATAGAACACCACCCCATCCATGTTATCCTAGTATAGGAAGGCAACTCGCCCACCTCGTCAAATCACACTTTGTTGGATGCTAATAATCCAGGTTCAAATCCCACCCTAGTTGTCATCCTGCCTCATAtctcgatttttttttctttcaaaatagcAATTCATGTTGCTCGATATTCTTTCTCACTTTCTCCTTTTTAATGCCCTAAAAATATTGGCATTATATATTGATCAAAACTCTGGCAATTTTTATCCTCCACCACCACTGGTGCGCCAAAGTGGCCATGTACTATGCCAATCAATTTGTCTCCTTCCTGCGGGCCAATTACTGAGACGAGCACATGATGAGTAGAGTTCAAAGAAAAGAGATCAAGACGATTGACATTGTGCACGTGATATAGGGTATAATTTTTTAtgaatttgatcttcttctgatgtttttcttattttttttgatatataaatatttcagtaaattacaaaaatcatccaaagttttttatttattaCACTTACCCCCAATAGTTCGTAAACACTTACCCTTACACCTAATTAAATAACAATTAATGTTAGTGAAACTATCTACACCATTACTCTTAAATGGGGAGGAGGATGCAGTACATGTTTCTTATGTCCTTGGATGACTGTTATGTCACTTGACattattttgatcatttttgaaatttttttgatgTGGCATCTGGATCTCATTTAAAATTAATAGTTTGACTAACATTATATTAAGTTATGTGTTAAAGTGTTAGATAAAAATTAACCTCAAGAGAATAAGTGtagatttttcaaattattagGTGGAAGTGTAATTTGCCTTTAATCTCAATATGGTTTTTGTAATTCACTCTAGATGTTTTTGTTGTTTAACGGTGGCTCACGAGCAATGTCACAAGAATTTCAAGATCACATGTACTACAAGACGGGATGCTTTGCTAGCGAGCAGCATGCCCCAAGAACCAATCAGGGCTTATAAAGCCCAGACCAATAAAGCAAGGCCGTGGCCCTGTTCTTTGAATTTGTTGGCCGAGATGGCTCCTTTTCAACGTATATAAACATGACTGGTTATTtacactacaagaaaaacaaaatttagcgacgcttttcaaCTAAGGTGGTTTTTAGCGATattttttagcgacgcttttaagcatcgctaaaaatccagttagcgacgctttaaagcatcattataaatatttttttaaaaaaaatattttaaaaattattttgaatcaGAACCTCATTTTCTCGTTTCCTCCCCAATGTCCACCTTTGCGCTCCTCCACCGCCGCACGTCCTCCACCGCCGCCTGCCAGAAAATTTCCACATCCACTGCCCCCATTACCATATGATATCCTCTCATCTTCATATTCTCCGCCCGATCGTGCGGCATCGCAAGCCCCCCCAAATACGGTCCCCTCTCGCCAGCGTCGCCGCCCTTTGCCGCCGACAGCTTGTTCCTCATCCCCAGCATCTTCCTCTCCGCCTCCTTCATCGCATCCCTCACCTTCCGGTTCCTAGGATCCCACAGATACCCCATGCTCGCGCTCAGATCCAGCGGCTCCATCTGCACCACGTCGACCCCCTCGACGCCGGTGATCGCCTCGATCTTCACCAGCCCCGCCGCCGTCTCCACCTGGCACATCACCAGTAGCTCCTCGTCAACCCGCGCTAGGTAGCCGTTGTCGATGCCGTAGGCGGAGGCGCGCACCATTGTGTGGGCGGACCCGCGAACGCCATGCGGCGGGAAACGGCAGAATGAGACGGCGAGCTCGGCGGCGCCGGGGGACTCGATCATGGGGAACATGAGGCCCTGGGGGCCAAGATCGAGGGCCTTTTTGGCCCAGGCGGCGGAGAGCTCCGGAAGGCGGAGGATGGCTGGGGTGCGGGAGGCGGCGAGGGCGCGGAGGCAGGGGAAGACCTCCGCGATGCCGCCAGAGCCGTCGTCCATGTCGACGACCACGTAGTCGTAGCCGGCGAGGCAGGCGATCTCGGCGAGGGTCGGGGAGGAGCTCAGGAGGAAGAGGCCATAGAGGATCTCGCCAGCGATGAGGCAGGACTTGAGGATCCGCAGTTTGGGGGAGAGGGGGGCGGAGTCGGGATCCAAGGAGGCGGCGAAGAGGTGGGCGAAGACATCATCGCCGGAGCCGTTCTGCTTCTTGAATCTGGAGGGGGTTAGGGAGGGGGGATCACCTTTTGAAAGCGCGCgacagagagagaggagatcATATTAGCATCGAAATAGCTTCGatgacgctttttagcgtcgtttattgccgacgctttttacaagcaCCGGCAAATTTTGACGCTAGAccaaaaattgccgacgcttgtaaaaagcgtAGGCAGAAAAGCATCGGTAAAACTAACTTTTCCTGTAGTGTTAGTGTGAGTCACATTTGAAACTATGTTGAAAAGATACAAGTAATGCTGCAAGAGGGGATGATCGATATCAACAAGGAGGTCTCCCACATCTCCATCCCATGAGCAAACAAATTCCTTAACTCGACCTCTTCACTGTGGATGCAAGCGGCTGGGTTTTGGTGAAAGCATTTCATCTTTTGAATCAAACAACCATGTATGTGCAAAATTTCGCTTCAGTCATGGGCCAGCCAATATGTATCCCTAGTCTCAGGCTTTGTTTGATTGCAGAATTAGCTACTCcaaaatatatttgttaaacAGTCAGCAacccaatattttttttttttatatgtaaaACAGATTTCGATCAGTGCGCTAggatgcctttttcttcttcttattttttttttggtataacgGCGGCTCACACCCTACGGGTATGGATGTGGCCAATAAAATTCGAAAACAACAAAACAGATAGAGAACTCAGCACTATATCATGCTTCCTCCAAACAAAACCTCCAGAGTGGTGAGCTGCAAATGAAGCAACCCAATCAGCAACGTAGTTTGCTTCTCTGTAGACATTTGTGGCTTGATAGGTACCACACTCCTGCATTAGACTGCGAATATCCAGTAGTAGCAGCCTGCCCTCGCTTGCATACCTCTGACCCCTGATCTAATCAATCACTGTGGCCGAGTCGCTCTCGAGGATGATCCGGTCTGCACCTAGAGTCCGTCGGGCGTGGGAGATGCCCTCCCAGGCAGCTCTAAACTTGGCACACACCACCGAAGAATCAAAAATCTGCTGACCCTCCGCCGGCACTAGTCTGGCGTCATGATCTCTGATGACGAAGCCTACGCCTTCGCCACTTTTGGCCCCGGTCACATTGTTATCGAAATTCACCTTCAGGAAGCTAGGGGGTGGGCGCATCCAGAATATGAAAATATATCTGGACACTGCAAGAGCAAAAGGGAGGCCCCATATGTCCCTGGTCAACCGAGTGGGTGAAATCTCAGCAGTACCGAAGAACTCCTCCGCATGCAGTAAAGCTCTAGTTCGTTAATTATTgatctgaatttccttttttttaagaaaaaaaaaaaggagtggaGGTCCCACCCCGAATATTAAATAAGTTAAGAAAAGGGGTTAAGAATATCTTAGAGATACGGGAGGAGGCTCAGCTTAATGGAAGCAAACTAATATGAAAAATCAATGCTTAATCATCAGTAATAATCAATTCCGGAGAGTTAAAACCAGTTTTTCATATCATGCATCATGAAGAACTTTTTGTGTGCAGGACCTGAGATCCACATAACATTGCTCGATAATTTGTTTTCTTATTGTTGAttctatctttattttatattagTCCGGAACTATCAACAATCAGTTTATTTTTGAGATGgacaaaactaaaaaaaaatgatggaaaAACATTAACAGAAGAAACTAATCTGCAAATTAAATACTCgaccatttcttaacaataattaaattttcatGAGGTAAATCAGCAAGCATCAGTAACTTTTTGTGTGAATGAACTAAGATGCCCATAACGTAACTCAAAGATTTACTATGTTATTGTTgattctatctttttttatatTAGTTCTAAACCATCAACAATTAGTCTACTTTGAGAGAGGatgaaaaggaggagaaatgatGGAAAAAAAGTTAAACCAGTTCTCTCATGCCATGTGGTATAGAAAAATTTTTGTATGCCGTAGCTGAGGTCCCCATAACATCATTTGATGATTTACTATCTTCTTGTTGCTTACTTTATACGAGTTTCTAACCATCAACAATCAGTTTATTTGAAGAGGGgatagaaaagagaaagaaaagatggGAAAAATCTTCATGCATGAACCGAGATCCACATAACATTACATGATGGTTATCGTCTCGTTGTTGATTATATCTTACGTTATATTAGTCTTGGACCATCAACGATTAATGTATTTTCAAGGGGAAAAAAATGAGAAGAGAGGTGGCTACAGCCTACAGCGGTGATGAGGTCTCGGGCAATGagaagagatagagagagagagagtgggcgTGCTAAATTTATATTGGGGGTCTTCGAGCACACCGAGAGAGAGACGAAGAAATAGAAAGGCCACGCTCCACCCTCTTCGAGCCCACGCTTAGCCAGACAGAAGGCCATGGATCAAGGAGGTGTCGCCTGCTACGCTGCTTTCAACAAAATAGACTGGTCCGGTCCACCTGGACCAGCTGGTCATCACACCTTTGTTGTATGCCATTGATATAATAGTTTCAGAATGTAACTGATGAAATGTCCCTTTGTCATGGTTAATTACTTCAACTAATGTGAGcttccaccattttttttggagggggggTGCAAAGATCGGAGGCTATGCCATAACTAAAGTTCAAGAAAATATACATCCATAGGCTCGACATGCAACAGTGTTCCCAGCGAGCCGTGGGGATAAAAGCCTGACCATCAATAACAAAATTCCCATAGCTCGCTTCTGCAGTACCCAGTCGGCTGCTCGATTGCATTCTCGGCATATATAAGTTGTTTGGAATGCGAAGCAAGCCCGTTTCCAGTGCAATATATCCCTAAAGAGTGGATTTGCAGCCTCCTCTATCGCTCATTCTGCATTTATCCATGAAGCAGCAGCATTAGATTCTCTCTCAAGCCAAATTTGTGATGCTTGAAATCGGAGAATCGGACACCGTAGGCCTGCCCATGCGGTCGTAATTTCCACCAATATTTGGAAGCCTCGATCTGCCCCGTCAAAGTTAACTTCGAAGACACCAAGAGCAGGAGGAGGTAGCCAGCGCAcctaaatattataattttgaTCCAGAAGCCTGACAAAAGGGTCACCTTAGGGCCTTGACTGTGTCTTAATAGGATCATGATCGAACATAAGGAGCAATAACATCTTCCAATAGCAGCAAGAAGTTCTTACCAATTGAATTAAATTAGTATGAAAAACTCGTTGGTTCATTCCTAGCTGACCACAGTCGCCAAGCAATATAAGATCACAGCCTTCTCTTTTTTAATGagctaccttttttttttaatctctatGGACAGCCCTGCCTTTAAATTTTATAAAGCATTTGGGTGTCTGGATTTGCAGAACTTCCCAATTTAATGCATTCATATAGTTTAGTTTAAATCCCGCAGTCCATCTTCCAGGAGAAGCCCACCAAAGACGGATCAAGTTACAGAATCTTTCTAATATTTTGGCAAGAAACATGTACATGCCACCGATACACATAACACTTTAACCATCCTGCACCTTCCTTTCACTATATTTTTCATGTACAACCTTGAATCTACAATTTAAAAATGAGTACAAGTGGATGGATACAAAGTTGCCACAGTGCTTAGATTCTTCTCTTTGGAGAAAGGTTAGCACATTCCATTTTGACAGACTAAAGTATTGGAAAACATTCCTAAAGTTCCTGCCTTTGCAAAATCCAATTCCGTATATAAAAGATGAAAGGAGACCAAACTCAACCTCAAGTCACCACTTACATGGTTTTCTAgaataacaaaacaaaaaaagtaaaattcttaaaaaaaagaacacGAATAAATCCCATGGTTTAGATACCAGCCATGATTTCCTACGTAGCCTGTACGCATCCTTTGGCTTAGCACAAAAGCTGCAGGCTAGCTTCATCAACGTGCTCCTGATCCCATCTGCGGTTCTGAACTAAGAAAAAGCGGA
It includes:
- the LOC103699758 gene encoding 2-keto-3-deoxy-L-rhamnonate aldolase-like, which gives rise to MQECGTYQATNVYREANYVADWVASFAAHHSGGDPPSLTPSRFKKQNGSGDDVFAHLFAASLDPDSAPLSPKLRILKSCLIAGEILYGLFLLSSSPTLAEIACLAGYDYVVVDMDDGSGGIAEVFPCLRALAASRTPAILRLPELSAAWAKKALDLGPQGLMFPMIESPGAAELAVSFCRFPPHGVRGSAHTMVRASAYGIDNGYLARVDEELLVMCQVETAAGLVKIEAITGVEGVDVVQMEPLDLSASMGYLWDPRNRKVRDAMKEAERKMLGMRNKLSAAKGGDAGERGPYLGGLAMPHDRAENMKMRGYHMVMGAVDVEIFWQAAVEDVRRWRSAKVDIGEETRK